The Achromobacter pestifer genome includes a region encoding these proteins:
- a CDS encoding response regulator produces the protein MPIRILLVDDHTLFRSGVRLLLQRQPDFEVVAEAGDGVEGLKRAKELKPDVVLLDLNLPGLSGLETLQLLTQELPSCAVIILTVSEEADELGQALRDGARGYLVKNIDADALTAAIRRAAGGEPVIAESMTAKLVEQFRGQASLAAQAPQPAGSGERHRLTARETQIVQWLARGASNKVIARELDVSESTVKIHVQNVLKKLNLTSRVQVAVYAVEHGLYTEE, from the coding sequence ATGCCCATCCGTATCCTCCTCGTCGACGACCACACCCTGTTCCGCTCGGGGGTGCGCCTGCTGTTGCAACGCCAGCCCGACTTCGAGGTCGTGGCCGAGGCCGGCGACGGCGTCGAAGGCCTGAAGCGCGCCAAGGAACTCAAGCCGGACGTGGTCCTGCTGGACCTCAACCTGCCGGGCCTGTCCGGACTGGAAACGCTGCAGCTCCTGACGCAGGAACTGCCATCCTGCGCGGTCATCATCCTGACGGTGTCGGAAGAGGCCGACGAGCTGGGGCAGGCCCTGCGCGACGGCGCCCGCGGCTACCTGGTCAAGAACATCGACGCCGATGCGCTGACCGCCGCGATCCGCCGCGCCGCGGGCGGCGAGCCGGTCATCGCCGAGAGCATGACCGCCAAGCTGGTGGAGCAGTTCCGCGGGCAGGCCAGCCTGGCGGCGCAGGCGCCGCAGCCGGCGGGCAGCGGCGAGCGCCACCGCCTGACCGCGCGCGAGACCCAGATCGTGCAATGGCTGGCGCGCGGCGCCAGCAACAAGGTCATCGCGCGCGAACTGGACGTAAGCGAAAGCACGGTCAAGATCCACGTGCAGAACGTGCTCAAGAAACTGAACCTCACCAGCCGCGTGCAGGTCGCGGTGTATGCGGTCGAACACGGCCTGTACACGGAAGAATAG
- the mobB gene encoding molybdopterin-guanine dinucleotide biosynthesis protein B yields MTPVFGIAGRSGSGKTTLIEAMLPLLAARGLRVSVIKHSHHDFQMEPPGKDSARFRQAGALEVMVASPFRYAIVHELRDAPEPTLEDQLARLSPADLVLVEGFKQAAIPRIEVYRPALGKPPLHAEDSSFLAVATDAPLDTGLPGLPINEPAQIADFICRAVGLA; encoded by the coding sequence ATGACCCCAGTTTTCGGCATCGCCGGCCGTTCCGGCAGCGGCAAGACCACCCTGATCGAGGCGATGCTGCCGCTGCTGGCCGCGCGCGGCTTGCGGGTCAGCGTCATCAAGCACAGCCACCACGATTTCCAGATGGAGCCACCCGGCAAGGACAGCGCCCGCTTCCGCCAGGCGGGCGCCCTGGAGGTGATGGTGGCCTCGCCGTTCCGCTACGCCATCGTCCACGAACTGCGTGACGCGCCCGAACCCACGCTGGAGGATCAGCTGGCGCGCCTGTCGCCGGCCGACCTGGTGCTGGTCGAAGGCTTCAAGCAGGCGGCGATCCCGCGCATCGAGGTGTACCGGCCCGCGCTGGGCAAGCCGCCCCTGCATGCGGAAGACAGCAGTTTCCTGGCGGTGGCCACCGATGCGCCGCTGGATACCGGTTTGCCCGGCCTGCCTATCAATGAACCGGCGCAAATCGCCGATTTCATCTGCCGCGCCGTGGGACTGGCTTGA
- a CDS encoding carbonic anhydrase, with product MRDIERLVDGFQRFQQQYYEDAPTLYRSLREGQHPSTLLIGCCDSRVDPAMLLGCDPGDIFTVRNVANLVPPSSTDRGLQGVLAAIQFAVEQLQVSRIIVLGHAHCGGIRALMDRRTRGDGETDYLERWMDIAEPARKQVLQQMPQATAAERRRACEQASILISLRNLEDLPFVRRGVEAGNLTLHGWYFDLVAGALLAYSARADAFLPIVCPLFTELA from the coding sequence ATGCGCGATATTGAAAGACTGGTTGACGGTTTTCAGCGCTTCCAGCAGCAATACTACGAGGACGCGCCCACGCTTTACCGCAGTCTCCGTGAGGGCCAGCACCCCAGCACGCTGCTGATCGGCTGCTGCGATTCGCGGGTGGATCCGGCCATGCTGCTGGGTTGCGACCCCGGCGACATTTTCACCGTGCGCAATGTGGCCAACCTGGTGCCGCCGTCCAGCACGGACCGGGGCCTGCAGGGCGTGCTGGCCGCGATACAGTTCGCGGTCGAGCAGTTGCAGGTCAGCCGCATCATCGTGCTGGGCCACGCGCACTGCGGCGGCATACGCGCGCTGATGGACCGACGCACCCGCGGCGACGGCGAGACGGACTACCTGGAGCGCTGGATGGACATCGCCGAACCGGCGCGCAAGCAGGTGTTGCAGCAGATGCCGCAGGCGACCGCCGCCGAACGCCGTCGCGCCTGCGAGCAGGCCTCCATTCTGATCTCGCTGCGTAACCTGGAAGATCTGCCCTTCGTCCGGCGCGGCGTGGAGGCGGGCAACCTGACGCTGCACGGCTGGTATTTCGACCTGGTGGCGGGCGCTTTGCTGGCATACTCGGCGCGGGCGGACGCGTTCCTTCCCATCGTATGCCCATTGTTCACGGAGCTTGCATGA
- the ubiU gene encoding ubiquinone anaerobic biosynthesis protein UbiU, with protein sequence METRTSPLELVAPAGSLAALKAAIDAGADTVYLGLKNATNARNFAGLNFTESDIRAGVELAHSRGRQVLFAINTFVQAGRAPEWRAAVDAAHGLGADAVIMADAGLLAYASDRYPDLRLHLSVQGSATHTDAIELMKEQFGIRRVVLPRVLTLAEIARICANVSVEVEVFGFGSLCVMAEGRCLLSSYATGDSPNNKGVCSPAHAVRWSEENGRMDARLNGILIDRYEPGEPAAYPTLCKGRFDVDGQADHALEEPTSLNAIGLLPRLAEMGVSAIKIEGRQRSPAYVTQVVSTLRAALDSAHADASRFSPRPEWNAMLARHSEGSQVTQGAFERPWK encoded by the coding sequence ATGGAAACTCGAACCTCTCCCCTGGAGCTCGTGGCCCCCGCCGGCAGCCTGGCCGCGCTGAAGGCCGCCATCGATGCCGGCGCCGACACCGTCTACCTCGGGCTCAAGAACGCCACCAACGCCCGCAACTTCGCCGGGCTCAATTTCACCGAAAGCGACATCCGCGCGGGCGTCGAACTGGCCCACAGCCGCGGACGGCAGGTGCTGTTCGCGATCAACACCTTCGTGCAGGCGGGCAGGGCGCCGGAGTGGCGCGCCGCCGTGGATGCCGCCCATGGCCTGGGCGCGGACGCGGTCATCATGGCCGACGCGGGGCTGCTGGCCTATGCCAGCGACCGCTATCCCGACCTGCGCCTGCACCTGTCGGTGCAAGGTTCCGCCACCCACACCGACGCCATCGAGCTGATGAAGGAACAGTTCGGCATCCGCCGCGTGGTGCTGCCGCGCGTGTTGACGCTGGCCGAGATCGCGCGCATCTGCGCCAACGTCAGCGTCGAGGTCGAGGTGTTCGGCTTCGGCAGCCTGTGCGTCATGGCCGAAGGCCGCTGCCTGCTGTCGTCCTACGCGACTGGCGATTCCCCCAACAACAAGGGCGTCTGTTCGCCCGCGCATGCGGTGCGTTGGTCGGAGGAAAACGGCCGCATGGACGCTCGCTTGAACGGCATCCTGATCGACCGCTACGAACCGGGCGAACCGGCCGCCTATCCCACCCTGTGCAAGGGCCGCTTCGACGTGGACGGGCAGGCCGACCACGCGTTGGAGGAACCCACCAGCCTGAATGCCATCGGCCTGTTGCCGCGGCTGGCGGAAATGGGCGTTTCCGCCATCAAGATCGAAGGGCGGCAACGCAGCCCGGCCTATGTCACCCAGGTGGTGTCGACCCTGCGCGCGGCGTTGGATAGCGCGCATGCGGACGCTTCCCGCTTCTCACCCCGTCCCGAGTGGAACGCCATGCTGGCGCGCCATTCCGAGGGTTCCCAAGTCACGCAAGGCGCATTCGAACGTCCATGGAAATGA
- a CDS encoding type IV pili methyl-accepting chemotaxis transducer N-terminal domain-containing protein yields the protein MKPTDTAAAPDGLPSPRHRLSTRIVISSLVALVVVLSMVSWTLWLSWQLEGAGAAINDTGSLRMRANRVAVELMRPQAGREFRTNEQVQLMDDTIARLARGNPARPLFIPNDQAIRKQWQDVAAYWQDIMKPAAKRALERPDAATYLETLPEFVARADTLVRMIEQDNAGKTTSLRLSQGVLAAIASAGTLAMIYLLYLWIISPVLRLRDGLQRMAAREFSTRLPVESQDEFGVLARGYNRMADELQDLYTGLERRVEEKTAQLAAQNRDIGALYDMAAFLNQPNEIEALCDGFLRRVMLQFDAEGGSIRALDPNNEKLNLMVSVGLSDELVESEHCMRVNDCYCGVATRQAGVIVIQDFRESPPSMELNCQRDGFASVAVFRIVTRDEVLGSYSLHFRQQRRLSPAESQLLETLGQHLGVALDNRRLSAQARQLAVVRERGLVAQGLHDSLAQGLNFLNLQLQMLDAAVKRGDQAEIDEILPLLRTGVDESYQDVRELLTNFRTKLSQGDLQAGIEDTVARFRRQTGIETELRFGSGEGAPLSPDEQLQVLFILQEALSNVRKHSEASHVRIEVANDRDFSLAIADDGQGYDPAEVAERGESHVGLHIMRERAARMRAVIKLESQPGAGTRVALTLPGSERQAA from the coding sequence ATGAAGCCTACCGATACCGCCGCCGCACCCGACGGCCTGCCTTCGCCCCGGCATCGCCTATCCACGCGCATCGTCATCAGTTCCCTGGTGGCGCTGGTGGTGGTGCTGTCCATGGTCAGCTGGACGCTGTGGCTGTCCTGGCAGCTGGAAGGCGCGGGCGCCGCCATCAATGACACAGGCAGCCTGCGCATGCGGGCCAACCGCGTGGCGGTGGAGCTGATGCGTCCGCAGGCCGGGCGCGAGTTCCGCACCAACGAGCAGGTCCAGCTGATGGACGACACGATCGCGCGGCTGGCGCGCGGCAATCCGGCGCGCCCGTTGTTCATCCCCAACGATCAGGCCATCCGCAAGCAATGGCAGGACGTGGCCGCCTACTGGCAAGACATCATGAAGCCCGCGGCCAAGCGAGCCCTGGAGCGGCCCGACGCCGCCACCTATCTGGAAACCTTGCCGGAATTCGTGGCGCGGGCCGACACGCTGGTGCGCATGATCGAACAGGACAACGCCGGCAAGACCACCTCGCTGCGCCTGTCGCAAGGCGTGCTGGCGGCTATTGCCAGCGCCGGCACGCTGGCGATGATCTACCTGCTGTACCTCTGGATCATTTCGCCGGTGCTGCGCCTGCGCGACGGCCTGCAACGCATGGCGGCCAGGGAGTTCAGCACCCGGCTGCCGGTGGAAAGCCAGGACGAATTCGGCGTGCTGGCGCGCGGCTACAACCGCATGGCCGATGAATTGCAGGACCTGTACACCGGCCTGGAGCGGCGCGTCGAGGAGAAGACGGCCCAGTTGGCCGCGCAGAACCGCGACATCGGCGCGCTCTACGACATGGCTGCCTTCCTGAACCAGCCCAACGAGATCGAGGCGTTGTGCGACGGTTTCCTGCGGCGCGTGATGTTGCAGTTCGACGCCGAGGGCGGCAGCATCCGCGCACTCGATCCCAACAATGAGAAGCTCAACCTGATGGTGTCGGTGGGGCTGTCCGACGAACTGGTCGAATCCGAGCATTGCATGCGGGTGAACGACTGCTATTGCGGCGTCGCCACGCGGCAGGCCGGGGTCATCGTCATCCAGGATTTCCGCGAGTCGCCGCCGTCGATGGAGTTGAACTGCCAGCGCGACGGCTTTGCCAGCGTGGCCGTGTTCCGCATCGTCACGCGCGACGAGGTGCTGGGTTCGTATTCCTTGCATTTCCGCCAGCAGCGCCGCCTGTCGCCGGCCGAATCGCAATTGCTGGAAACGCTGGGCCAGCATCTGGGCGTGGCGCTGGACAACCGTCGCCTGAGCGCCCAGGCGCGCCAGTTGGCGGTGGTGCGCGAGCGCGGGCTGGTGGCGCAGGGCCTGCACGACAGCCTGGCCCAGGGCCTGAACTTCCTGAACCTGCAGTTGCAGATGCTGGACGCCGCGGTCAAGCGCGGCGACCAGGCGGAGATCGACGAGATCCTGCCGCTCTTGCGTACCGGCGTGGACGAAAGCTACCAGGACGTGCGCGAGCTGTTGACCAACTTCCGCACCAAGCTGTCGCAGGGCGATCTGCAGGCCGGCATCGAAGATACCGTGGCCCGCTTCCGGCGCCAGACCGGCATCGAGACCGAATTGCGCTTCGGCTCCGGCGAAGGCGCGCCGCTGTCGCCCGATGAGCAGCTGCAGGTGCTGTTCATCCTGCAAGAAGCCTTGTCCAACGTACGTAAGCACTCCGAAGCCAGCCATGTGCGCATCGAAGTCGCCAATGACCGCGATTTCAGCCTGGCCATCGCCGACGACGGCCAGGGCTACGACCCCGCCGAGGTGGCCGAGCGCGGCGAATCGCACGTGGGCCTGCACATCATGCGCGAGCGCGCCGCCCGCATGCGCGCCGTGATAAAACTCGAATCGCAGCCCGGCGCCGGCACCCGCGTCGCGCTGACCCTGCCCGGCAGCGAACGCCAGGCCGCTTGA
- the narH gene encoding nitrate reductase subunit beta: MRIRAQIGMVLNLDKCIGCHTCSVTCKNVWTSRDGVEYAWFNNVETKPGIGYPKEWENQEKWKGGWKRTAAGKLEPRQGGKLRILANLFANPNLPQIDDYYEPFTFDYEHLQKAPLLQTPPTARPVSVLTGKKMDKIHWGPNWEDDLGGEFSSRSRDALFEGVQKEMYSTFENTFMMYLPRLCEHCLNPACVASCPSGSIYKREDDGIVLVDQDKCRGWRMCISGCPYKKIYYNWSSGKAEKCTFCYPRIEAGQPTVCSETCVGRIRYLGVMLYDADQIEHAASTANEQDLYQSQLDLFLDPHSPEVIAAAREQGIPESWLEAARKSPVYKMAVEWRVAFPLHPEYRTLPMVWYIPPLSPIQTAAESGQMPSRTVGKSAMIPDVSSLRIPVRYLANLLTAGKEAPVLQALERMLAMRAYKRSETVHGERDTALLDQVGLTEATVQDMYKIMAIADYEDRFVVPSSHKEVVEDSFNEKGSCGFTFGNGCSGGVSEGTLFGRKPQGSEIFIEMPKSRKKAASV, translated from the coding sequence ATGAGGATACGCGCCCAAATCGGCATGGTGCTGAACCTGGACAAGTGCATCGGCTGCCACACTTGCTCGGTCACCTGCAAAAACGTCTGGACCAGCCGCGACGGCGTCGAGTACGCCTGGTTCAACAACGTGGAAACCAAGCCCGGCATCGGCTACCCCAAGGAATGGGAGAACCAGGAAAAGTGGAAGGGCGGCTGGAAGCGCACCGCCGCCGGCAAGCTGGAACCGCGCCAGGGCGGCAAGCTGCGCATCCTGGCCAATCTGTTCGCCAACCCGAATCTGCCGCAGATCGACGACTACTACGAGCCGTTCACCTTCGACTACGAGCACCTGCAGAAGGCGCCCTTGTTGCAGACGCCGCCGACCGCGCGTCCGGTGTCGGTGCTGACCGGCAAGAAGATGGACAAGATCCATTGGGGCCCGAACTGGGAAGACGACCTGGGCGGCGAATTCAGCTCGCGCAGCCGCGACGCGTTGTTCGAGGGCGTGCAGAAGGAGATGTACTCGACCTTCGAGAACACCTTCATGATGTACCTGCCGCGCCTGTGCGAACACTGCCTGAACCCGGCCTGTGTCGCCAGTTGCCCGTCCGGTTCCATCTACAAGCGCGAAGACGACGGCATCGTGCTGGTCGACCAGGATAAGTGCCGCGGCTGGCGCATGTGCATCTCCGGCTGCCCGTACAAGAAGATCTATTACAACTGGAGCAGCGGCAAGGCCGAGAAGTGCACCTTCTGCTATCCGCGCATCGAAGCCGGCCAGCCCACGGTGTGCTCGGAAACCTGCGTGGGCCGCATCCGCTACCTGGGCGTGATGCTGTATGACGCCGACCAGATCGAGCATGCCGCATCCACCGCCAACGAACAGGACCTGTACCAGTCGCAGCTCGACCTGTTCCTGGATCCGCATTCACCGGAGGTAATCGCCGCCGCGCGCGAGCAGGGCATTCCGGAATCCTGGCTCGAAGCCGCCCGCAAGTCGCCGGTCTACAAGATGGCGGTGGAGTGGCGCGTCGCTTTCCCGCTGCATCCGGAATACCGCACCTTGCCCATGGTCTGGTACATCCCGCCGCTGTCGCCGATCCAGACGGCCGCCGAGTCCGGCCAGATGCCGAGCCGCACGGTGGGCAAGAGCGCCATGATCCCCGATGTGTCCAGCCTGCGCATTCCGGTGCGCTACCTGGCCAACCTGCTGACGGCAGGCAAGGAAGCGCCGGTGTTGCAGGCGCTGGAACGCATGCTGGCCATGCGCGCCTACAAGCGCTCCGAGACCGTGCACGGCGAACGCGACACCGCCTTGCTGGATCAGGTGGGCCTGACCGAGGCGACGGTGCAGGACATGTACAAGATCATGGCCATCGCCGACTACGAGGACCGCTTCGTGGTGCCCAGCAGCCACAAGGAAGTGGTCGAGGACAGCTTCAACGAGAAGGGCAGCTGCGGCTTCACCTTCGGCAACGGCTGCTCCGGCGGGGTGTCGGAAGGCACCTTGTTCGGACGCAAGCCCCAAGGCAGCGAGATATTCATCGAGATGCCGAAATCCCGCAAGAAGGCCGCTTCGGTCTAG
- a CDS encoding peptidylprolyl isomerase, whose product MPVIVNGVELNDADLEHELPLHAEAGNPMREAITALVLRRVLLDEASRLGLDAADEEGAIGALLAREASAPEADEAACRRFYQMHPQRFMVGELIEADHILFQVTPGVNLDMLRAHANVVLAELMEDPSRFAEVAREQSNCPSAALGGSLGQLGRGDTVPEFERAVFALPAGGLLPQLLETRHGLHIVRVTRRIEGRMQPFEHVDKQIAAALSSMSRDTAWRQYAKLLVERADIQGIDLQGEEPERVYGGSAA is encoded by the coding sequence ATGCCTGTCATCGTCAATGGCGTCGAACTGAACGACGCGGATCTGGAACATGAACTGCCACTGCACGCCGAGGCCGGTAATCCCATGCGCGAGGCGATCACCGCCCTGGTGCTGCGGCGGGTGCTGCTGGACGAGGCCAGCCGGCTGGGCCTGGACGCCGCGGACGAGGAGGGCGCCATTGGCGCCTTGCTGGCCCGCGAGGCGTCCGCGCCCGAGGCCGACGAGGCCGCCTGCCGCCGCTTCTACCAGATGCACCCGCAACGCTTCATGGTGGGCGAGCTGATCGAGGCGGACCACATCCTGTTCCAGGTCACGCCCGGCGTGAACCTGGACATGCTGCGGGCGCATGCCAATGTGGTATTGGCGGAACTGATGGAAGATCCCTCGCGCTTCGCCGAAGTCGCGCGGGAACAATCGAACTGCCCGTCCGCGGCCTTGGGCGGCAGCCTGGGCCAGTTGGGCCGGGGCGACACGGTGCCGGAATTCGAGCGCGCGGTGTTCGCGCTGCCCGCTGGCGGCCTGCTGCCGCAATTGCTGGAAACCCGCCACGGCCTGCACATCGTGCGGGTGACGCGGCGCATCGAGGGCCGCATGCAGCCGTTCGAACATGTCGACAAGCAGATCGCGGCGGCGCTGTCGTCCATGAGCCGCGATACCGCCTGGCGGCAGTACGCCAAGCTGCTGGTCGAACGCGCCGATATCCAGGGCATAGACCTGCAGGGCGAGGAACCCGAGCGCGTCTATGGCGGGAGCGCCGCATGA
- the moaA gene encoding GTP 3',8-cyclase MoaA produces MMDEPAAGPLKDGYDRRIDYLRVSVTDRCDLRCSYCLPKDFKGFETPANWLRHEEMARLVGLFVGLGISKVRLTGGEPLLRRGVAGLAGVIAAMPGLKDLSVSTNGTQLARHARGLRAAGVDRLNISLDTLDAAAFSQITGRDCLESVLAGLAAAKDAGFAPIKLNSVVHAATPEAEVRRLLDYAVAQGFVLRLIEPMPMGSCGQGYAHTDLNAMGARLAADAGLVSALGGTGAGPARYWTTGHGTPVLGVITPMSRHFCAGCNRVRLGVDGTLYLCLGQEDQVPLGRMLRDGASDAELIQAIQGGIAAKPERHDFVARPERIVRFMAQTGG; encoded by the coding sequence ATGATGGACGAGCCGGCTGCGGGACCTCTCAAAGACGGCTACGACCGCCGCATCGATTACCTGCGTGTGTCGGTCACGGACCGCTGCGATCTGCGTTGCAGCTACTGCCTGCCCAAGGATTTCAAAGGGTTTGAAACTCCCGCCAACTGGCTGCGCCACGAGGAAATGGCGCGGCTGGTGGGGCTGTTCGTCGGCCTGGGCATCAGCAAGGTCCGGCTGACCGGCGGCGAGCCCCTGTTGCGTCGTGGCGTGGCCGGCCTGGCGGGCGTCATCGCCGCGATGCCCGGATTGAAGGATTTGTCCGTGTCCACCAACGGCACCCAGCTGGCGCGCCATGCGCGGGGCCTGCGCGCCGCGGGCGTGGACCGTCTGAACATCAGCCTGGATACGCTGGACGCCGCCGCCTTCAGCCAGATCACCGGCCGGGACTGCCTGGAATCGGTGCTGGCGGGGTTGGCAGCGGCCAAGGACGCGGGCTTTGCGCCCATCAAGCTCAACAGCGTGGTGCACGCGGCCACGCCCGAGGCCGAAGTGCGCAGGTTGCTGGATTACGCGGTGGCGCAGGGTTTCGTGCTGCGCCTGATCGAGCCCATGCCCATGGGCAGCTGCGGCCAGGGCTATGCGCACACCGATTTGAACGCCATGGGCGCGCGGCTGGCTGCCGACGCGGGTCTGGTGTCCGCCCTGGGCGGGACGGGCGCGGGCCCGGCCCGCTACTGGACCACGGGCCATGGAACGCCGGTGCTGGGCGTGATCACGCCCATGTCGCGCCATTTCTGCGCCGGCTGCAATCGCGTCCGGCTGGGCGTGGACGGCACCCTGTACCTGTGCCTGGGCCAGGAAGATCAAGTGCCGCTGGGTCGCATGCTGCGAGATGGCGCCAGCGACGCCGAGCTGATCCAGGCGATCCAGGGCGGCATCGCCGCCAAGCCGGAGCGCCACGATTTTGTCGCTCGGCCGGAACGCATCGTGCGCTTCATGGCGCAGACGGGAGGCTGA
- the narJ gene encoding nitrate reductase molybdenum cofactor assembly chaperone, giving the protein MSLYRLLSALLCYPEPELLDALGEVETALADHPDAEETLQPLIGYLATNDLIALQENYVATFDRNRSHSLHLFEHVHGESRDRGQAMVDLLDTYREHGFEPVVSELPDHVPLFLEFLGVIDPAQAQDLLDEAIHVLAAIGARLAKGESPYACVFAVLRAQSRVIPREQTEAPVRDMDEAMETFGIGADGVEPLLRPFSGDGAQTVRFYPRAPAAH; this is encoded by the coding sequence ATGAGTCTGTACCGTCTGCTTTCCGCCTTGCTGTGCTACCCCGAGCCCGAGCTGCTGGACGCCCTGGGCGAGGTCGAAACCGCGCTGGCCGACCATCCGGATGCGGAGGAAACCCTGCAGCCGCTGATCGGCTACCTGGCCACCAACGACCTGATCGCGCTGCAAGAGAACTACGTGGCCACCTTCGACCGCAACCGCTCGCATTCGCTGCACCTGTTCGAGCACGTGCACGGCGAAAGCCGCGACCGCGGCCAGGCCATGGTGGACCTGCTGGACACCTACCGCGAACACGGCTTCGAACCGGTGGTGTCCGAGCTGCCCGACCACGTGCCGCTGTTCCTGGAGTTCCTGGGCGTGATCGACCCGGCCCAGGCGCAGGACCTGTTGGACGAGGCCATCCACGTGCTGGCCGCCATCGGCGCGCGCCTGGCCAAGGGCGAAAGCCCCTACGCCTGCGTCTTCGCGGTGCTGCGCGCGCAGTCCCGCGTGATTCCGCGCGAACAGACCGAAGCGCCCGTGCGCGACATGGACGAAGCGATGGAAACGTTCGGCATAGGCGCGGACGGCGTGGAACCGCTGCTGCGGCCGTTCTCGGGCGATGGCGCGCAGACCGTGCGCTTCTATCCCCGCGCGCCCGCGGCTCATTAA
- the narI gene encoding respiratory nitrate reductase subunit gamma, translated as MNSLNQFFFGIYPYIALTIFLLGSLVRFEREQYTWKTDSSQLLHRGQLRLGNILFHIGILGLFFGHLAGLLTPVVVWDTLGVSHTLKQTVAMVAGGVMGGLCLIGLLILIHRRLSDPRIRATTRPGDKLLLLWILVTLLLGLSTIVLSAGHMDGEMMVRLMTWAQHIVTFQGDAASHIADVPLLFKAHLFMGLTLFVIFPFTRLVHVWSGFASVGYLGRAWQLVRPR; from the coding sequence ATGAACTCCCTGAATCAGTTCTTCTTCGGTATCTATCCCTACATCGCGCTGACGATCTTCCTGCTGGGCAGCCTCGTGCGCTTCGAGCGCGAGCAGTACACCTGGAAGACGGACAGCTCGCAGCTGCTGCATCGCGGGCAACTGCGCCTGGGCAACATCCTGTTCCACATCGGCATCCTGGGCCTGTTCTTCGGGCACTTGGCGGGCTTGCTGACGCCGGTGGTGGTGTGGGACACGCTGGGCGTGTCGCACACGCTGAAGCAGACGGTGGCCATGGTGGCCGGCGGCGTGATGGGCGGGCTGTGCCTGATCGGCCTCCTGATCCTGATCCATCGCCGCCTGAGCGACCCGCGCATCCGCGCCACCACACGGCCTGGCGACAAGCTGCTGCTGCTGTGGATCCTGGTCACCTTGCTGCTCGGCCTGTCCACCATCGTGCTGTCCGCCGGCCACATGGACGGCGAAATGATGGTACGCCTGATGACCTGGGCGCAGCACATCGTCACCTTCCAGGGCGACGCCGCCAGCCACATCGCCGACGTGCCGCTGCTGTTCAAGGCGCACCTGTTCATGGGCCTGACGCTGTTCGTGATCTTCCCGTTCACGCGCCTGGTCCACGTCTGGAGCGGCTTCGCCTCGGTGGGGTATCTGGGCCGCGCCTGGCAACTGGTCCGTCCGCGCTGA
- a CDS encoding U32 family peptidase, whose amino-acid sequence MTSSTYRISVAPLQYYWSRQHTLDFYAALADSPADILYVGETVCSRRHELRAEDWMDLARDLRAVGKTVVLSGRTLIETGAEASALKKLCGQDDFMVEAGELGAVRHLNGRAFVAGPHVNAYHGGTLEWLAGRGAARFVAPLEMDSKTLALLMAEKPAGLEAEVMVWGRMALAFSARCFTARHFRLKKDDCGFRCIEHPDGLDMRTREASDFLAINGIQVQSGACLDLLSQAPALAAMGVEVLRVSPQSAGTLEAIAALDATRRGLAPAEAQPPAGMVRCNGYFHGKPGIDLLEAAA is encoded by the coding sequence ATGACATCTAGCACTTACCGGATATCGGTCGCACCGCTGCAGTACTACTGGTCGCGCCAGCACACGCTGGATTTCTACGCGGCGCTGGCCGACAGCCCCGCGGACATCCTCTACGTGGGCGAAACCGTCTGTAGCCGCAGGCACGAGCTGCGCGCCGAGGACTGGATGGATCTCGCACGCGACCTGCGCGCCGTGGGCAAGACGGTGGTGCTGTCGGGCCGCACGCTGATCGAGACCGGCGCCGAGGCCAGCGCGCTGAAGAAGCTCTGCGGGCAGGACGACTTCATGGTCGAAGCGGGCGAACTGGGGGCGGTGCGGCACCTGAACGGCCGCGCCTTCGTGGCGGGCCCTCACGTCAACGCCTATCACGGCGGCACCCTGGAATGGCTGGCCGGACGCGGCGCCGCGCGCTTCGTCGCGCCGCTGGAAATGGACAGCAAGACCTTGGCCCTCCTGATGGCCGAGAAGCCCGCGGGCCTGGAGGCGGAAGTCATGGTCTGGGGCCGCATGGCGCTGGCGTTTTCCGCGCGCTGCTTCACCGCGCGGCATTTCCGCCTGAAGAAGGACGACTGCGGTTTTCGCTGCATCGAGCATCCGGACGGGCTGGACATGCGCACGCGGGAAGCTAGCGATTTCCTGGCGATCAACGGCATCCAGGTGCAGTCGGGGGCCTGTCTGGACCTGCTGTCACAGGCGCCGGCCCTGGCGGCCATGGGCGTCGAGGTGCTGCGCGTGAGTCCGCAATCGGCCGGCACGCTGGAGGCGATCGCCGCGCTGGATGCCACGCGGCGCGGCCTGGCGCCGGCGGAGGCGCAGCCTCCGGCGGGCATGGTCCGCTGCAATGGCTACTTCCATGGCAAGCCGGGCATCGACCTGTTGGAGGCGGCGGCATGA